Proteins encoded within one genomic window of Raineyella fluvialis:
- a CDS encoding aldose 1-epimerase family protein → MTPSSPTGRQYTIRLGEQEAVITERGAALRSYRVGERDVIVPFGADELPPAMHGSILLPWPNRLADGRYDFDGETYQLPINEPARRVANHGLVFPLFWRVLEQTDASVDFALTLVPEPGYPFRLEVRVRYALDEDGLTVRLATTNTSEKRAPYGVGFHPWLSPGEASVDDCRLKVDAGEWLRTNERLLPVATEPLPAEKDFSTAREISDTSLDDGFASASYQDGRSWVRLSAPDGRTAATWMEPPLGYWQVCTGDFPETGPYERTGVAAEPMSCPANAFVSGQDLAVIEPSATHTVVWGLRLEDDTRRAEA, encoded by the coding sequence ATGACCCCGAGCAGCCCCACCGGGCGCCAGTACACCATCCGGCTCGGCGAGCAGGAGGCCGTGATCACCGAGCGGGGCGCGGCGCTGCGTTCCTATCGGGTCGGTGAACGCGACGTCATCGTCCCCTTCGGTGCCGACGAGTTGCCGCCCGCTATGCACGGCTCGATCCTCCTGCCGTGGCCCAACCGTCTCGCCGACGGCCGCTACGACTTCGACGGCGAGACCTACCAGTTGCCGATCAACGAGCCGGCGCGCCGGGTGGCGAACCACGGGCTGGTGTTTCCGCTCTTCTGGCGGGTCCTGGAGCAGACCGACGCGTCAGTGGACTTCGCCCTGACGCTGGTGCCCGAGCCCGGCTATCCGTTCCGGCTCGAGGTCCGCGTCCGGTACGCGCTCGACGAGGACGGCCTGACCGTCCGGCTGGCGACGACGAACACCAGCGAGAAGCGGGCGCCGTACGGGGTGGGGTTCCATCCGTGGCTGTCGCCCGGCGAGGCGAGCGTCGACGACTGCCGGCTCAAGGTGGACGCCGGTGAGTGGTTGCGGACGAACGAGCGGCTGCTGCCGGTGGCGACCGAACCCCTGCCGGCCGAGAAGGACTTCTCCACCGCCCGCGAGATCAGCGACACGTCACTGGACGACGGCTTCGCCTCGGCGAGCTACCAGGACGGGCGCTCCTGGGTGCGGCTCAGCGCGCCCGACGGCCGGACCGCCGCCACCTGGATGGAGCCTCCGCTGGGGTACTGGCAGGTCTGCACGGGTGACTTCCCCGAGACCGGACCGTACGAGCGCACCGGCGTCGCAGCCGAGCCGATGTCGTGCCCGGCGAACGCCTTCGTCAGCGGCCAGGACCTGGCCGTCATCGAACCGTCCGCCACGCACACCGTGGTCTGGGGGCTGCGCCTGGAGGACGACACCCGGAGGGCCGAGGCGTGA
- the galK gene encoding galactokinase — MTTGIPSWSGEEGARRARELFREAFGTPPDGVWGAPGRVNLIGEHVDYNGGTCLPIALPHRTYVALRRREDRVVRLVSADADPSRWEGSLDDVRPDGDIPSWVGYAAGPAWSLGQEGAYLGGFDAAISSCVPWGAGLSSSAAIECAMALALDETYDLGLGGDTEGRSRLSAACVRAENDVVGAPTGGMDQAAALLTEEGHALLLDTLDGSLTQVPFDLGAVGLALLVMDTRAKHALNDGQYAARRATCEAVAAREGVATLRELDDPAAVLARLTDPVEQQRVRHVVSEIERVATFVDLLKAGEYDALGPVLDASHTSLRDDYEVSCDELDVAVETARATGALGARMTGGGFGGSAIALTPVDKVDAITAAVAAAFDERGWNPPQFLVALAAAPGGRVD; from the coding sequence ATGACGACGGGTATCCCCAGCTGGTCCGGCGAGGAGGGCGCACGACGCGCCCGTGAACTCTTCCGCGAGGCGTTCGGCACCCCACCCGACGGGGTCTGGGGCGCCCCCGGCCGGGTCAACCTGATCGGCGAGCACGTCGATTACAACGGCGGCACCTGCCTGCCGATCGCGCTGCCCCACCGTACGTACGTGGCACTGCGCCGACGCGAGGACCGGGTCGTCCGGCTCGTCTCGGCCGACGCTGACCCGTCCCGCTGGGAGGGCAGCCTCGACGACGTCCGTCCCGACGGGGACATCCCCTCCTGGGTCGGGTACGCCGCCGGCCCGGCGTGGAGCCTCGGGCAGGAGGGGGCCTACCTGGGCGGCTTCGATGCGGCGATCTCCTCCTGCGTGCCGTGGGGGGCGGGGCTCTCCTCGTCCGCGGCGATCGAGTGCGCGATGGCGCTGGCCCTCGACGAGACGTACGACCTGGGTCTCGGCGGCGACACCGAGGGCCGCTCCCGCCTCAGCGCCGCCTGCGTCCGGGCGGAGAACGACGTGGTCGGAGCCCCAACCGGCGGGATGGACCAGGCGGCGGCGCTGCTCACCGAGGAGGGGCACGCCCTGCTCCTCGACACGCTAGACGGCTCGCTGACCCAGGTGCCCTTCGACCTCGGCGCGGTCGGGCTGGCGCTGCTGGTGATGGACACCCGCGCCAAGCACGCCCTGAACGACGGGCAGTACGCCGCCCGCCGAGCGACGTGTGAGGCGGTGGCAGCGCGGGAGGGCGTCGCCACCCTGCGGGAACTGGACGACCCGGCGGCGGTGCTGGCCCGGCTGACCGATCCGGTGGAGCAGCAGCGGGTGCGCCACGTGGTGAGTGAGATCGAGCGCGTCGCGACGTTCGTGGACCTGCTCAAGGCCGGGGAGTACGACGCGCTCGGGCCGGTGCTCGACGCCTCGCACACCTCGCTGCGCGACGACTACGAGGTCAGCTGCGACGAGTTGGACGTCGCGGTGGAGACCGCCCGGGCCACCGGGGCACTGGGCGCCCGGATGACCGGCGGTGGTTTCGGCGGGTCGGCGATCGCGCTCACCCCGGTCGACAAGGTCGACGCGATCACCGCGGCGGTGGCGGCGGCGTTCGACGAGCGCGGCTGGAACCCGCCGCAGTTCCTGGTCGCCCTGGCCGCCGCGCCGGGTGGCCGGGTCGACTGA
- a CDS encoding LacI family DNA-binding transcriptional regulator, whose amino-acid sequence MTGARATVSLADVALLAGVSSQTVSRVARGELSVKPATAEKVRAAMRELGYLPNRAARALRYGSFGTIGVVGHQLSRTGEAHITEAVIEALRERDYSVMLIDTPTTSAADLLDAFTKLGQSVDGMVVLRLETQKPARVELPARMPIVVGDFRYADSHTAVGTDQAGGTRLAVDHLLGLGHRTIHHVSGPRSSVQATAREEAWTAALREAGREVPQVLRGDWTPRSGYAAGLRLVADPAVTAVFCANDEMAQGVLRALHEAGRRVPEDVSVVGFDDLMAEWLWPPLTTIAQDFTTIGRELVSALIEQLGAPDRVATKRILVSARLVVRKSTGPARG is encoded by the coding sequence GTGACCGGGGCGCGGGCCACGGTTTCGCTGGCGGACGTCGCCCTGCTCGCCGGGGTGTCCTCCCAGACCGTGTCCCGCGTCGCCCGCGGCGAGTTGTCCGTCAAGCCCGCGACCGCCGAGAAGGTCCGCGCCGCCATGCGCGAGCTCGGCTACCTGCCCAACCGCGCCGCCAGGGCGCTGCGGTACGGATCGTTCGGGACCATCGGTGTGGTCGGCCACCAGCTGTCGCGGACGGGCGAGGCCCACATCACCGAGGCGGTGATCGAGGCGTTGCGCGAGCGGGACTATTCCGTGATGCTGATCGACACCCCGACGACGAGTGCGGCGGACCTGCTCGACGCCTTCACCAAGCTCGGCCAGTCGGTCGACGGGATGGTCGTCCTGCGGCTCGAGACGCAGAAGCCGGCCCGGGTGGAGTTGCCGGCCCGGATGCCGATCGTGGTGGGCGACTTCCGCTACGCCGACAGCCACACGGCGGTCGGCACCGACCAGGCCGGTGGCACCCGGCTGGCCGTGGACCACCTCCTCGGGCTCGGGCACCGGACCATCCACCACGTCTCCGGACCGAGGAGCTCGGTCCAGGCGACCGCCCGTGAGGAGGCCTGGACCGCTGCGCTACGGGAGGCCGGCCGCGAGGTGCCGCAGGTGCTGCGTGGGGACTGGACTCCCCGGTCGGGCTATGCCGCGGGGCTGAGGCTCGTGGCCGACCCGGCGGTGACGGCGGTGTTCTGCGCGAACGACGAGATGGCCCAAGGCGTGCTGCGGGCGCTCCACGAGGCGGGCCGGCGGGTGCCGGAGGACGTCTCGGTGGTCGGTTTCGACGACCTGATGGCCGAATGGTTGTGGCCACCGCTGACGACGATCGCCCAGGACTTCACCACGATCGGCCGCGAACTGGTCTCGGCCCTGATCGAGCAACTGGGGGCGCCGGATCGGGTCGCGACGAAGCGGATCCTGGTGTCGGCACGGCTGGTGGTGCGGAAGAGCACGGGGCCGGCGCGGGGCTGA
- a CDS encoding DUF2237 family protein: MDARNVLGEPLQPCGTDPVTGFFRDGYCATSSDDVGSHTICALMTKEFLEFQQRTGNDLSTPVPQFRFPGLRPGDAWCVVASRWVQAYRAGIVAPVILAATHEGALEYVTLEELAGCAADVPDDIRSIAPDV; the protein is encoded by the coding sequence CGTTCTCGGCGAACCTCTCCAACCCTGCGGCACTGATCCCGTCACGGGCTTCTTCCGGGACGGGTACTGCGCCACGTCCTCCGATGACGTCGGCAGCCACACGATCTGTGCCCTGATGACCAAGGAATTCCTCGAGTTCCAGCAGCGCACCGGCAACGACCTCTCGACCCCGGTGCCGCAGTTCCGCTTCCCCGGCCTGCGGCCCGGCGACGCCTGGTGCGTGGTCGCCTCCCGGTGGGTGCAGGCGTACCGGGCCGGCATCGTCGCGCCGGTGATCCTGGCGGCGACCCACGAGGGCGCCCTCGAGTACGTGACCCTGGAGGAGTTGGCGGGCTGCGCGGCCGACGTGCCGGACGACATCCGCTCGATCGCTCCGGACGTGTAG
- a CDS encoding UTP--glucose-1-phosphate uridylyltransferase, with the protein MSAAGLQHATDRMRRAGVPDLAIEVFAHYYAQLEEGHTGLIPEDSIDPVLDVTDIAEVEVSPEQQREALSKTVMIKLNGGLGTSMGMDRAKSLLPVRDGLSFLDIIARQIRHTRTAGDIGLPLLLMDSFRTQEDSLAALAAYPELAHEGLPLDFVQHQEPKLLVDSLEPVDWPADPSLEWCPPGHGDIYVALLTTGLLDELIARGYRYANTSNADNLGAAPDGRLAGWFAASGAPYAPEVCRRTPADRKGGHLGRRKSDGRMILRDTAQTPEEDMKWFTDEERHPYFHTNNLWFDLVALRDALAARGGVPGLPLIRNRKHVDPRDPDSPEVYQIECALGAVVELFDDPQPVLVERGRFLPVKTTDDLLLLRSDAYEMGEDFRLRLVPEQACLVKLDSRHYKRIADFDAHFPQGAPSLRDADSLTVEGDWTFGADVVATGDVRLTDPGEPRTIPDGTDLATFDGRDA; encoded by the coding sequence ATGAGTGCCGCAGGACTCCAGCACGCGACCGACCGGATGCGCCGGGCCGGCGTACCCGACCTCGCCATCGAGGTGTTCGCCCACTACTACGCCCAACTGGAGGAGGGCCACACCGGCCTGATCCCGGAGGACTCCATCGACCCGGTGCTCGACGTCACCGACATCGCCGAGGTGGAGGTCTCCCCCGAGCAGCAGCGCGAGGCGCTCTCCAAGACGGTGATGATCAAGCTCAACGGCGGGCTCGGCACGTCGATGGGGATGGACCGGGCGAAATCCCTGTTGCCGGTCCGGGACGGGTTGAGCTTCCTCGACATCATCGCCCGGCAGATCCGGCACACCCGTACGGCGGGAGACATCGGGCTGCCGCTGCTGCTGATGGACAGCTTCCGCACCCAGGAGGATTCGCTGGCGGCCCTGGCCGCCTACCCGGAGCTGGCCCACGAGGGTCTCCCGTTGGACTTCGTCCAGCACCAGGAGCCGAAGCTGCTGGTCGACTCGCTGGAGCCGGTGGACTGGCCGGCCGATCCGTCGCTCGAGTGGTGCCCGCCGGGCCACGGCGACATCTACGTCGCACTGCTCACCACCGGCCTGCTCGACGAGTTGATCGCCCGCGGCTATCGCTACGCGAACACCTCCAACGCCGACAACCTCGGCGCCGCCCCGGACGGCCGGCTGGCCGGCTGGTTCGCGGCGAGCGGGGCGCCGTACGCTCCGGAGGTGTGCCGCCGGACCCCCGCCGACCGCAAGGGTGGCCACCTCGGCCGGCGCAAGAGCGACGGGCGGATGATCCTGCGCGACACGGCGCAGACCCCCGAGGAAGACATGAAGTGGTTCACCGACGAGGAGCGGCACCCCTACTTCCACACCAACAACCTGTGGTTCGACCTCGTCGCGCTGCGGGACGCACTGGCCGCCCGCGGCGGGGTGCCGGGCCTGCCGCTGATCCGCAATCGCAAGCACGTCGACCCCCGTGACCCGGACTCCCCGGAGGTCTACCAGATCGAGTGCGCGCTGGGTGCGGTGGTCGAGCTGTTCGACGACCCTCAGCCGGTGCTGGTCGAGCGCGGGCGGTTCCTGCCGGTGAAGACGACCGACGACCTGCTGCTGCTGCGCTCCGACGCGTACGAGATGGGTGAGGACTTCCGGCTGCGGCTGGTGCCCGAGCAGGCCTGCCTGGTCAAGCTCGACTCCCGCCACTACAAGCGGATCGCGGACTTCGACGCCCACTTCCCGCAGGGCGCCCCGTCGCTGCGCGACGCCGACTCCCTCACGGTGGAAGGCGACTGGACGTTCGGCGCGGACGTGGTCGCCACGGGCGACGTACGACTGACCGACCCGGGCGAGCCGCGGACCATCCCCGACGGCACCGACCTGGCAACCTTTGATGGGAGAGACGCATGA